The window ATTATTGCAACTTTATTTACCGCTTTATTTATacataatttttctttttcagttatcaaaatgataaaaacccGCGTTCTGCGATTGTGACATGTAAGGAAACCCTCGAGCAAAATGATTCGTATTACAATGAATACGATGAGAGTATGATGTTGGACAATCTCCTACAAGAGATCGAACGGTTGGAAAGCCAGAAAAAGCCTAATCTTGAAGAAATAGAGGAGGTTTTCCTCGGAAGCCAGGAAGATGTAAAAGATACTCAAATCAGCATCCATCTAGAAGCATAGTAGAAGGAAGAACTGGTTGAGCTCCTCCGACAATATATCGATGTGTTCACGTGGTTATGTGATGACATGCCTAGATTAAGAACTGATATCGTCTCGCATCGATTGCCTACTGATCCAGATAGACCATCAGTCAAGCAAAAACCCAAAATATTCAAGTATGACTTGAGTTTAAGGataaaagaagaagtaaccaagcaaatAAAGGGGAATGTAGTAAGGTCACCAattatcccacttggttagcgaATATCGTCCCAGTACccaagaaagatgggaagatcaagATATGTGTGGATTACCGAGATCTCAACAAAGCCAGCCCGAATGACGATTTCCCTTTACAAAACATTCATTTCCTCATCCACACCTGCGCGAAGGATGAACTCCAGTCATTCGTGGATTGTTTCGCTGGATACCAATCCTGATGcatgaagaagatgtagaaaaaatagccttcactacaccttggggagtttactgctacagagtcatgccattcgGCCTAAAAAATATTGGTGCTACTTACGTGAGGGCCATGATTACCCTCTTTCACGATATGATTCACAAATAGATCcaagtatatgtggatgacgtcatcatcaagtcTCGAAAAAGTTCAGAACATTtggaggatttgaggaaatttttcgaTTGCTTGCAGATATATAGCTTGAAGTTGAAccctgcaaaatgcgcgttcggagTCCCTGTTGGAAAATtgttgggtttcatcgtaagcaaaAATGGGATAGAATTGAAACCTTTAAaaatcaaagccattcaagagttgCCACAACCCAAGAGttagaaagatgtgatgagtttcctgggtagACTAAAGTACATCAGTTATTTCATATCCCAGTCTACAATAATTggtgaacctatcttcaagctACTAAAAAAGGATGCTGCCACAAAGTGGACTTAAGAGTGTCAGAAAGCCTGCAATCGAATTAAGGAATATTTGTCAAATTCACTAGTGTTGGTTCCACCCCGAGTCCGGGAAGCCATTGTTGATGTACCTGTCAACCTTGGATAACGCCTTTGGATGCGTGTTGGGAGAACACGACAAAACTGGAgtaaaggagcaggccatctactacttaagtaagaagttcaTACAATGCGAGGACAAAAACACTTTGGTAGAGCGCACTTGTTGGGCTTTTACTTGGATCGCCCAGAATATGAGGCATTACATGTTAGCATATGCCACACATTTGATATCTTGGCTCGACCCGctcaagtatatatttcagaagtcGATGCCTACCAAAAAGCTAGCTAAACGGCAGATTCTTCGCagcgaatttgacattgtgtacataacCCAAAAGGCTATCAAAGGACAAGCTCTAGCCGAACACCTTGTAGCAAATCCAATGGACAAGGATTATGAATCTCTTACTACATACTTTTCCGATGAGGAGGTATTGTTCGCCAGAGAAGATATCACAAAATCATACCCTGGATGGAGAGTGTTTTTCAACGGAGcggcaaatttcaaaggagtaggaatTGGGACAGTCCTAATTTCGTAGTCAGGACAACACTATCCAACATCAGCAAAGATAagattcccttgcaccaataatatggccgagtacgaagcatgcatcctTGGGATCAGGATAGTAGTCGACATGAACATCAAAGATCTTTTTGTGATAGGGGATTCCGATCTATTGATACATCAAATCCAAGGGGAGTGGTCTACCAAGAACGTCAAAATCCTTCCATACATGCATTATGTAAAAGAGTTatgcaagaagttcacaaagatTGAGTTCAAGCATGTTCCTAGGATCCAGAACGAGTTTGATGATGCTCTTGcaaccctatcatccatgattcagcatccagataagaattattTTGATCTATCAAGGTAGATATCAGGGATCAACATGCGTATTGTTTTCATGTAGACAGAAAACCAGATGGTAAACCATGGTATCACGATATCAGAAGATTCCTCGAAACAAGAGAATGCCCGGAGAATGCTACTAATAATCAAAAGCatgcttttcttttcttagcctcgcagtcaagagtatctcttgggcatgcttttcttttcttttattgttatcttAAACGGTTTAACATTTTGCTAGtacaacctataggcatgattacGTTTTCTTCAAGTCAATCGCTCCCATCAAGCAGAGATACTTTACATTttcagtgcaaagctctcccaacaagcggataTGGATTCTACAAGTCAATAGCTCCCATCAAGCGGAGATACTTTACTTTTTTAGTGCAATGCATTTAGAAAATcgtagaccaacacatgaaggtttgctctcataagcaatagtttagccattaataggaggtattcaatgctaaactatcttggatataaaccagcatcatcaagatgaactatctttaTTTCATAATCTGGAAactatgctcttaattgagaaaagcaatttcaaatgtcaaattgcaggttgacaataaacacacatgtaaccatctcatatatgcatctataagtggtttacatgataggtgaatgggcccatattcatCTTTTATATATACCAGaattcaggggtcttagtcccaactttagctggtataattaatttattatgaGGAGAAGCAaaacaagagaattcttgaagaatcttctagttatTCAGTATAtacttatctgaattctcaaatagctcatttaaaaggggcaaatgaaaacttcaagtttatcatggcatgtgtTATCTCTTAGTAagcttctggtttactatggcataaacttttgtattagtaaacttttGATTTACCGTGGCTACTTTTGTATCAATGAATTTCTGATTATTGTAGCTACTTTTGCCTCAGTAAAAGTTGTTGATATACTGTgactgcttttgcattagtaaacttctagtttactgtgatacatgatgtagtacaaattgaagaataaggcgggtaacttctcacatacatattacttTACCctctatgattgtggaaacatgaagattttcaatcttccaaTTATTTGTAGTCGCAGTATGATAGCCATTCGTATTAGTAAATTTCTGGTTTattacaacatatgttttgactacaatcatataatatgaattaCAAATTTGCATATAAGCTCTTCGGGAGCCTTCAATTTATTGTCCACAATCAAATATTATTCAGGAACTACTTGCGccatgtgtcttctagacaaacgGTTAGCACTTCAAGAGTTTTTGATAAATGTTTTACTACCAAAAATCTTtcagacacttctggtatcatgagagaaaatttcttcaaaatgacataaaaaaaaataaatatgatagtaaacatcattatcaaagcataacttttatttatgtataataattgcataaccatactatctattatagacaacaaaaattaaaatatttacatttctacagattcatcactgatcacatgacttgtttctctttCCGGCAGtacaaagtaatcagctacatccaaatgcatgaaatCTAAGTTATCTTCAGAAATTAAATTTGCTTccgcatttttctctgtcttcttcagggaggcttgatacagctcaaccaggtgctttggcaaACCATATGTACGTGAACAGTGccattttcctccacatctatagcatgcattttctaccTTTGCTACTtacaccgcttcatgcttttgttccttccttttccactgctggtggtgaggatggttctttggtgcattattattactataattagagtttcttccccgaccacggccatgaccacgactggggacacatcctcttccacgcttagcttggtgaaagtttgtctcattcacttcagggaatggacaagatccagtaggtcggcttttatggtttttcattaatagcccattatgtttctcggctacaagaagatgtgagataagttcagaatattttttgaatcccatctctcgataatGCTGCTGCaagagcatattcgaggcatgaaaaatggtgaaagtttttTCCAACATATCATGATAAGTAATACTATTActacataatttcaattgggaaataattctgaacatagcagaattatactcaccgataaatttaaaatcttgtagccttagatgagtccaatcataacgtgcccgTGGAAGAATGatcatcttcaggtggtcatatctagctttcaaattattccacagtatgactggatctttaatagtgagatattctattttcaagccttcatcaaggtgatggcgtaggaacaTCATTGCTTTGGTACAGTCCtggtttgatgcttgatttttgtacttgatggtgtctgccagacccatcgaatcaagatgaatttcagcatcaagcacccaagacatgtagctttttcccgatatatccagggatacaaattcaagtttagaaaaatttgacattatttaaaaaaagaaagtctGTACCTCtgataatttcaaagtatttgctcgagatggcagagtctcgtactgataatgtgttataaaataaagaccgtTAAGTAaaaacaagtatagagagaaactgatatattattcaaacttcaaacttatattcataatgaactgaaatcacctctatttatagaagaaagcaaGTTGTTGTATAAGCTGCTTCTACAaactgttgtgtaagctgctactgtaacagatatagataatcttctatcgagGATAATGTTTATCCGTAACGGAGTACTTACATGATAAGatcattgtaccagatatagataatcttctaccggggtgatgtttatccataacggggtaccgaaaggataagctcattgtaccagatatggataatcttctaccggaggtgatatttatccataatagggtactgaaaggataagctcattataccagatatggataatcttctaccgggagtgatgtttatccataacggggtaccgaaaggataagcttcttcaggagacttatttccaatagagtactaaatagataaacatatttacgtcGGAGTCTTATatagataagcttcttcaggaagcttgtttacaacggagtactaaatgtaCATCCAtagtataatatatttataacactcccccttggatgttcattaaaagataatgtgcctcattaaaaccttactaggaaaaagagtacacatatttagtaatacgcataacTAGTTGtcttattaaaaaccttataaggaaaaccctgtggaaaaaaccttagtaaggaaaaagagtatagtgcgtattttactcccctgataaaaatcttgtttcaaatatttgagtatacgcattccaatcttgtataccatcttctcaaaagttaaagttggcaaagatttagtgaataaatctgtcgggttgtcacttgaacggattcgATGTACATCAATGTCactatttttctgaagatcatgtgtgtagaataattttagtgaaatgtgctttgttctatctccttttataaattctccctttatttgggctatgcatgcatcattgtcttcgtataaaattgtggatcttttatcacattccaaaccacatttttcttaaataaaatgaatcattaatctcaaccatatgcattcactacttgcttcatgaatagctattatctcagcatgatttgaagaagtagcaacaatagattgctttgtgaaaCGTAATGATctgacagtacctccacatgtaaacacgtgcCCGGTTTGAGGTCAAGCTTTatgtggatcagataaataacttgcatctgcataaccaacaagatttgcactacctttgttagaataaaataaaaccatatcaagtgttccctttaaatatcgcgatatatgcttaatcccgttctaATGTCTCTGTGTAGGAGAatagctatatcttgctagtaagtTAATAGAAAATGATAtttcaggccttgtagcattagcaagatacataagtacaccaattgcactaagataaggTATTTCGTGACCAAGGAGTTCCttatcctcttctggaggtcggaacaaaaccttattcacttcaagtgattgaacaACTATTgatgtactcaatgggtgcgctttgtccatgtaaaagcgttttaagatcCTTTcggtataggcagattgatggataaagatctcgtctaTTAAATGTTCAATTTATAGactaagacaaagttttgtctttctaagatctttcatctcaTATTCTTTCTTATGATATTCAATtcccttttggagctcttctggagttccaataagatttatgtcatcaacataaacagcaagtataacaaattttgatgggattttctttataaaaatacatggacaaataacatcatttatgtaaccttctttcatcAAATATGcactgaggcgattatatcaCATGAGCCCAGATGGATTTAAACCGTATAAAGATATTTGTAATTTTATTGAGTATATTTCACGATACTTTGAACTATATGatttaggcattttaaatccttcagggatcttcatatagacttaatcaaattagtcatataggttatgacttgcattTAGATGACATGAAATctttaggtgtttggactacaagtccgatcctcacaatcttttacaatattgtgaactatattgtatcaaatatatcgtcgacgatcattttgtatcggttccTAAGAGatataacttgttgagatctcatcactttcaaattatgtttggatcaaagaccaatcatgaagatatttgtgtaattgatagtggaacaattcatgtcatattcaaagatcagaaatacttttcttatttgcataaggaaaaagcaaatgtttcaacaacttctggtaatataagtttgattgaaggctccggaagagccactATATTTATGTCTAAGGGAATAAAACTTATAATAGACAATGCATTAtgctcctccaagtcccgaagaaacttgttgagttttatagatatccgccgaaatgggtatcatgttgaaacgatagatgaaatgaatatggaatatctttgtattacaaagaatgtttctggccagaagtgcattgtagaaaagttaccaactttatcttctggcttatactattcaaagattagtacagttgaagtaCACTCTATAGTAAACCAAAAGTTTACtcattcaaatatttttgtgctttggcatggccaaAAATTACCTTGTTATGATATGCAACAGTCTAACACTCCCTTACATGCCAATGGCTGGACTACTAAAGCATTGGCAACATAGCATGGGGCCCCAACATTGGGTAACTAAGAATAGGAATGAGTACAAATCCGATACCATGTTAAGAAATTTGAAAACATCAAATTCTAGTCCATGAGGCGAGGATTACCCAAGATTATTTaagcttgttttttttttcacattatttctttttagtctgtttcgcaaagaatgacacatttttatatttgtaaataatttaattttaaactgtccattttacccttaatgaatgTTATGACATGTTTAGGACCACAAGCTTCAAAAGTCCTCATTTCTTAATAAACTTAGTATCGAGTCAAATTacgtcacataaattgaaacgaagaGGGTACTATACTTATATGAATTTAATacgagcttatcctttcagtaccccgttatggataaatatcacacccggtagaagattatctatatctggtacaataagcttatcctttcggtatcccgttatggataaatattacccccggtagaagattatctatacctggtacaatgagcttattctTTCGGTACCCCgctatggataaatattacccccagtagaagattatctatatccggtataatgagcttatcctttcggtactccattatggataaacattacccctggtagaagattatctatatctggtataataagcttatcctttcggtactccattatggataagcattacccccagtagaagattatctacaTTATGGTATAATGAgattatcctttcggtactccgttatggttaaacattatccccggtagaagattatctatatctggtgcagtagcaacttacacagTAGCTTGCAGAAGCAACTTACACATCAGCTTGCTTTCTTTTATAAATacaggagatttcagttcattatgtacataagtttgaagtttgaataatatatcagtttctctctatacttgtctttactttacagtctttattttataacacgacAAGCGGAGACGCACTCTACAAgccaagctctcccaacaagcggaggcACTTTTCAAATGCAAAACTATCCCAGCAAGCGAAGATGCATTCTACAACTACTCCCGACACGAGGAGACTCAATGCTCCGAGAGCTGCGGAATGGTACACACCCTGGCTAAGAATCGAGTCAAATTCAGGTATCCCATCATCCCAATCCCAAATAATGGCTCTCCGGCAGCCATGCATTATCATTCATGCATCA is drawn from Nicotiana tabacum cultivar K326 chromosome 9, ASM71507v2, whole genome shotgun sequence and contains these coding sequences:
- the LOC142163955 gene encoding uncharacterized protein LOC142163955; this encodes MPTKKLAKRQILRSEFDIVYITQKAIKGQALAEHLVANPMDKDYESLTTYFSDEESGQHYPTSAKIRFPCTNNMAEYEACILGIRIVVDMNIKDLFVIGDSDLLIHQIQGEWSTKNVKILPYMHYVKELCKKFTKIEFKHVPRIQNEFDDALATLSSMIQHPDKNYFDLSR